One genomic window of Thalassolituus hydrocarboniclasticus includes the following:
- a CDS encoding flagellar hook-basal body complex protein — MAFNIGLSGIRAASTDLEVTGNNIANASTTGFKQSRAEFSDVYTTTLLGTGIKPVGSGVMVDNVRQQFSQGNISGTESALDMAIDGNGFFVLEDRGSVSYTRSGIFSLDKDGYVVANNGSRLQGYAANENGVVNGVLGDIRIQVANQPPRLTNLASAILNLNASEKVLQEQGLQLVSNGLAIGAADSGIADSTRTILDSAGQPTTGGTPAAVAFDGALGGGNTVANVATAGTVGGETFDVDLGDGNGVQTITLQAIPAGSTQAEALTLIQQSIDAVLGSQQLTATTDGTGNLVFERGGYSATDGSSFAFSNSASMAAFGAAGAVTAGTQGSLLFVGAGALTADFRSIPGTSTTTRTTATPPLSIVSSDPGQFAQLTASNLYGALDISAGSGNVLAFAIATETGATYQINLSQAAWQGAAPGSGYATLSIADAVAQINTQITATAGAGNEEVLAVNNAGRIEFQVQAPATQGDYLQIANNTVSSIGLSLDSIGFLSGNRFDNGVEPVQANNVFQLEVTSTTGNGGGPFNITIPPANYASLDDLAVAIQQQIDIYIGAAGIAGKVSVDAVGGQLVFTNTNVGSGEGISVTPTVAEPQAVAALGFDSLFVVTGEDEVDKSNSFRINLTVPAPDNENRSGSVLITLDEEYRSVQQLAASINRQLNSQDADGYIGVQAAAVEIEPNVVPPQYQLELRATEAGEASIISISNITASGPDISAAELYGLLQANPADSTLLTTGIEGVNNEYPEQTVVLTNPDGEETEILIPERSEANAIVALFNKQPGVTASALTTMNIPLSGYNSPGNDMTLTLNGQVLTSTSLEDIADEINSYRGTTLPGFSAEITAAGDLVITNEIGRDIKLSIDSPVVSDSLVVQGADNTGPVVLGGSTSADLSAAVGGVVTFILNENYTLSQPDPVVSGIFGALTPDEFTPYTLNAFDPKDQDTYNHATSMNIYDSLGNTHVMTQYFVKEPVDPSRPNEANLWAMYVQVDGFDVGDPDPTLPFPQNLEPTPARFELFFNQDGSFDPLSTGDIYITNWDPKDADGNPTGALSSVNVLEGGLPLSDPPGNSNFQIDLSGSTQFGSAFAVNEVSQNGYTTGRLTGLEVDQEGIIFARFTNGQAQTLGQVALANFRNPEGLTPLGDTSWAESFESGDPTVGSPRTASFGQIRSSALEDSNVDLSEELVGLIIAQRNFQASAKTIETTDQVTQTILNI, encoded by the coding sequence ATGGCTTTTAATATTGGTTTAAGTGGTATTCGGGCTGCCTCGACCGACCTTGAGGTAACAGGTAATAACATTGCCAACGCCAGTACCACCGGCTTTAAACAATCACGGGCGGAATTTTCCGACGTGTACACCACCACCCTGCTGGGCACCGGCATTAAGCCGGTCGGCAGCGGTGTTATGGTGGATAACGTCCGCCAGCAATTCAGTCAGGGGAATATCAGTGGCACAGAGAGTGCGCTGGATATGGCTATCGACGGCAATGGCTTCTTTGTACTGGAAGATCGCGGCAGCGTGTCTTACACCCGTTCCGGTATTTTTTCCCTCGATAAAGACGGCTATGTGGTCGCCAATAATGGGTCACGCCTGCAGGGTTATGCCGCGAATGAAAATGGTGTGGTTAATGGTGTTCTGGGGGATATCCGAATCCAGGTTGCCAACCAGCCACCACGACTGACCAATCTGGCATCGGCCATTCTGAACCTGAATGCCAGTGAAAAGGTATTGCAGGAGCAGGGCTTACAGCTGGTATCCAACGGTCTGGCGATTGGTGCTGCCGATTCCGGTATTGCTGACTCGACCCGGACAATTCTGGATTCGGCCGGTCAGCCGACGACTGGCGGCACGCCTGCTGCGGTAGCTTTTGATGGTGCGCTGGGTGGTGGTAATACCGTCGCCAACGTTGCCACTGCCGGTACTGTTGGTGGTGAAACCTTTGATGTCGATCTGGGCGATGGTAATGGTGTGCAGACGATCACCCTGCAGGCGATTCCGGCCGGTTCTACTCAGGCAGAAGCCCTGACATTAATCCAGCAGTCAATTGATGCTGTGCTGGGATCGCAGCAGCTGACCGCGACCACCGATGGTACCGGTAATCTGGTATTTGAGCGTGGCGGTTACAGTGCGACCGACGGTTCCAGCTTTGCCTTTAGTAACTCGGCCAGTATGGCGGCCTTTGGTGCGGCTGGTGCGGTAACTGCCGGCACTCAGGGGTCATTGTTGTTTGTTGGCGCAGGCGCACTGACTGCGGATTTCCGCAGTATTCCGGGTACTTCAACCACCACCCGTACTACGGCAACGCCTCCGCTGAGTATTGTCTCTTCCGATCCCGGCCAGTTTGCCCAGCTGACCGCGAGTAACCTCTATGGTGCGCTGGATATCAGCGCCGGTAGCGGTAATGTGCTGGCCTTTGCCATCGCTACCGAAACCGGAGCTACCTATCAGATTAACCTGAGTCAGGCAGCCTGGCAGGGCGCAGCCCCGGGTTCAGGTTATGCCACGCTGAGCATTGCCGATGCCGTGGCACAGATTAATACGCAAATCACCGCTACGGCCGGTGCAGGTAACGAAGAGGTGCTGGCGGTAAACAATGCCGGCCGTATCGAGTTCCAGGTGCAGGCGCCGGCCACTCAGGGCGACTATTTGCAGATTGCCAATAACACGGTGTCTTCCATAGGTCTGAGTCTCGACAGCATCGGTTTCCTTTCCGGTAACCGTTTTGATAATGGCGTTGAGCCGGTGCAGGCAAACAACGTATTCCAGCTGGAAGTGACCAGTACCACGGGTAATGGCGGTGGTCCGTTCAATATCACCATTCCGCCGGCTAACTATGCGTCGCTGGATGATCTGGCGGTAGCGATTCAGCAGCAGATTGATATCTACATCGGTGCTGCCGGTATCGCCGGTAAGGTCTCCGTGGATGCGGTGGGTGGCCAGCTGGTGTTTACCAACACCAATGTTGGTTCCGGTGAAGGTATCTCAGTGACACCAACGGTAGCTGAGCCGCAGGCGGTGGCTGCTCTGGGCTTTGACAGCCTGTTTGTGGTTACCGGTGAGGATGAGGTGGATAAATCCAACAGCTTCCGCATCAACCTGACAGTACCGGCGCCGGATAACGAAAACCGCAGCGGCTCTGTGCTGATTACGCTGGACGAAGAATATCGTTCGGTACAGCAACTGGCGGCCAGCATTAACCGCCAGCTGAACAGTCAGGATGCTGATGGCTATATCGGTGTGCAGGCGGCGGCGGTAGAAATTGAACCGAACGTGGTGCCGCCACAGTATCAGCTGGAGCTGCGCGCCACTGAAGCCGGTGAAGCCTCGATTATCTCGATCAGCAACATCACCGCCTCCGGCCCGGACATCAGCGCCGCTGAGCTGTATGGTCTGCTGCAGGCCAATCCGGCCGACAGCACCCTGCTGACGACCGGTATTGAAGGGGTGAATAACGAGTACCCGGAACAAACCGTTGTGCTGACCAATCCGGACGGTGAAGAAACCGAAATCCTGATTCCTGAGCGCAGTGAAGCCAATGCCATTGTGGCGCTGTTCAACAAGCAGCCGGGTGTGACTGCATCGGCGCTGACCACCATGAACATTCCGCTGTCGGGCTACAACAGTCCTGGCAACGATATGACACTGACGCTGAACGGTCAGGTATTAACCTCTACTTCACTGGAAGATATTGCCGACGAAATTAACTCGTATCGTGGCACCACCTTGCCGGGCTTTAGTGCCGAAATTACCGCAGCCGGTGATCTGGTCATCACCAACGAAATCGGCCGCGATATTAAGCTGAGCATCGACAGTCCGGTGGTATCGGACTCGCTGGTGGTGCAGGGCGCCGATAACACCGGGCCGGTAGTGCTGGGCGGCAGTACCAGTGCTGATCTGTCAGCGGCAGTGGGTGGTGTGGTGACCTTTATCCTGAATGAAAACTACACCCTGAGTCAGCCTGATCCGGTGGTATCCGGTATTTTCGGGGCACTGACTCCGGATGAGTTTACCCCTTACACCCTGAATGCTTTTGATCCGAAAGATCAGGACACCTACAACCACGCCACCTCGATGAATATCTATGACAGCCTGGGTAATACCCATGTGATGACCCAGTACTTCGTTAAGGAACCGGTTGATCCGAGCCGTCCGAACGAGGCCAATCTGTGGGCCATGTATGTTCAGGTGGATGGTTTTGATGTCGGCGATCCGGACCCGACTCTGCCATTCCCGCAGAATCTGGAGCCAACGCCGGCACGTTTTGAGTTGTTCTTTAATCAGGACGGCAGCTTCGATCCGCTGTCGACCGGCGATATTTACATTACTAACTGGGATCCGAAGGATGCCGACGGTAATCCGACCGGCGCCCTGAGTTCGGTAAACGTACTGGAAGGTGGTCTGCCGCTGTCCGATCCGCCAGGCAACTCCAACTTCCAGATTGACCTGAGTGGTTCTACCCAGTTCGGCAGCGCCTTTGCGGTCAACGAAGTGAGCCAGAACGGTTACACCACCGGCCGTCTGACCGGGCTTGAGGTGGATCAGGAAGGGATTATCTTTGCCCGCTTCACCAACGGTCAGGCACAGACGCTGGGGCAGGTGGCGCTGGCCAACTTCCGCAATCCGGAAGGTCTGACGCCACTGGGGGATACATCCTGGGCCGAGTCTTTTGAGTCGGGCGATCCGACGGTGGGCTCGCCACGCACCGCTTCTTTTGGTCAGATCCGTTCATCAGCTCTGGAGGATTCGAACGTGGATTTATCGGAAGAGCTGGTCGGTCTGATCATTGCCCAGCGTAACTTCCAGGCCAGTGCCAAAACCATTGAAACCACCGACCAGGTCACTCAGACCATTCTGAATATCTGA
- a CDS encoding flagellar hook assembly protein FlgD: MAINEVGNNTAALDQYRKPSNTAEPKENELGRDAFLELMVAQLNNQNPLEPTDNQAFVAQLAQFSTVEGIDKLNTTSESMMSRFNSASALQASSLVGQSVIVEGNETGLLLSGGVVSGYTDVPESASNLQLSIEDENGVLLEQIPLGNRPAGSMSVRWDGLNMMVDGEIIDLDIDKLNRQEYYKDEEGELVLDANGDKIPVPYPAGEYVFKVTGTMGGKSEELGMQMSSRVDSVTMSGSGTVILNLAGGRSASLDQIKQILDE; the protein is encoded by the coding sequence ATGGCAATTAATGAAGTCGGTAATAACACTGCTGCGCTGGATCAGTACCGCAAGCCCAGCAATACCGCAGAGCCGAAAGAGAATGAACTGGGTCGTGATGCGTTTCTGGAGCTGATGGTTGCACAGCTGAACAATCAGAACCCGCTGGAGCCGACCGATAACCAGGCCTTCGTGGCGCAGCTGGCGCAGTTTTCCACGGTGGAGGGGATCGACAAGCTCAATACCACCAGTGAAAGCATGATGTCGCGTTTTAACTCGGCGTCTGCATTGCAGGCATCCAGCCTGGTTGGTCAGTCGGTCATTGTTGAAGGTAATGAAACCGGCCTGCTGCTCAGCGGTGGCGTGGTCAGTGGTTACACCGATGTTCCGGAAAGCGCCAGTAACCTGCAGCTGAGTATTGAAGATGAAAATGGCGTGCTGCTGGAGCAGATTCCGCTGGGCAACCGCCCTGCAGGCTCGATGTCAGTACGTTGGGATGGTCTGAATATGATGGTCGATGGCGAAATCATCGATCTCGACATCGATAAGCTGAATCGTCAGGAATATTACAAAGACGAAGAAGGCGAGCTGGTACTGGATGCTAACGGCGACAAGATTCCTGTGCCGTATCCGGCCGGTGAATACGTATTCAAGGTTACCGGCACCATGGGCGGTAAATCAGAAGAGTTGGGAATGCAGATGAGCTCACGGGTCGACAGCGTCACCATGAGCGGCAGTGGAACGGTCATTCTGAATCTGGCGGGCGGTCGCAGTGCCTCGCTGGATCAGATTAAACAGATTCTGGATGAGTAG
- the flgC gene encoding flagellar basal body rod protein FlgC — translation MSLSNVFDIAGSGMNAQSIRINTTASNIANAESASSSVDETYRARKPWFAVMHKTFMEVNANNEFQSIEDGTGAGVQVMGIVEKDAPLQQRFQPDHPMANEDGYVYYPNVNIVEEMTDMMSSSRSYQMNVEVLKTAKQMLQRTLSLGQ, via the coding sequence ATGTCGTTATCCAACGTATTTGATATCGCCGGTTCCGGCATGAATGCTCAGTCGATCCGGATTAACACCACCGCCAGTAATATCGCCAATGCGGAAAGTGCATCCAGCTCGGTCGATGAAACCTACCGTGCACGTAAGCCCTGGTTTGCGGTAATGCATAAAACCTTTATGGAAGTGAATGCCAATAATGAGTTTCAGAGCATCGAAGACGGTACCGGCGCTGGTGTTCAGGTGATGGGAATTGTGGAGAAAGATGCGCCGCTGCAGCAGCGTTTTCAGCCGGATCATCCGATGGCGAATGAGGATGGCTATGTGTATTACCCGAACGTGAACATCGTTGAAGAAATGACTGACATGATGTCTTCATCACGCAGCTATCAGATGAATGTCGAAGTGCTGAAGACCGCAAAGCAGATGCTGCAGCGTACGTTGAGTCTGGGACAGTAA
- the flgB gene encoding flagellar basal body rod protein FlgB, producing MASINFTNALGVHPSALQLRAARAEILANNLANSDTPGFKARDINFQAVLAGEVNSRNSVALERTHSGHLSGHTQRDDELLYRNPIQPSIDGNTVDSQMEQALYGRNSMNYNASFEFLSGKFKGMKGAIRGE from the coding sequence ATGGCCTCTATCAATTTCACCAACGCCCTCGGCGTTCATCCTTCTGCTCTGCAGCTGCGCGCGGCGCGGGCAGAAATTCTGGCAAATAATCTGGCCAACTCTGATACGCCGGGATTCAAGGCACGTGATATCAATTTTCAGGCCGTACTGGCCGGAGAAGTTAATTCCCGCAACAGCGTGGCGCTGGAGCGTACTCACTCCGGTCATCTCAGTGGCCATACTCAGCGCGATGATGAGCTGCTGTACCGCAATCCGATTCAGCCTTCGATTGATGGCAACACCGTCGATTCGCAGATGGAACAGGCGCTGTATGGCCGTAACAGCATGAACTACAACGCCAGCTTTGAATTTCTCAGTGGCAAGTTCAAAGGCATGAAAGGCGCGATCCGGGGAGAATAA
- a CDS encoding CheR family methyltransferase produces the protein MTKEMSVDEYNRFRQMLEKSSGIMLGEGKEYLVTSRLRRMMERESVASISDLLVAMERNRSLQESVIDAMTTNETLWFRDEHPYRIFREKLLPELAQQRRPLKIWSAACSTGQEPYSLSIEIEEFRKKNPGQLMTGERIVATDISPSSLAAAKEGVYQQLAIRRGMNDQHLKVYFEEVDSDRWRINSQVRSRVDFRAQNLQQSFALLGKFDIIFCRNVLIYFSADLKHDILKRMHGSLNPGGYLMLGASEAMNNLSDYFEMVQCHPGIVYRAKKTGGA, from the coding sequence ATGACCAAAGAAATGTCAGTGGATGAATATAACCGCTTCCGTCAGATGTTGGAAAAAAGCAGCGGTATCATGCTGGGCGAAGGTAAAGAGTACCTGGTGACCAGTCGTCTGCGGCGCATGATGGAGCGGGAGTCGGTGGCCAGTATTTCAGACCTGCTGGTTGCCATGGAGCGCAACCGCAGTCTGCAGGAAAGTGTTATCGATGCGATGACCACCAACGAAACCCTGTGGTTCCGTGACGAACACCCTTACCGGATTTTTCGTGAGAAGCTGTTGCCTGAGCTGGCACAGCAGCGGCGTCCGCTGAAAATCTGGTCGGCGGCCTGTTCGACCGGCCAGGAGCCCTATTCACTCAGTATTGAGATCGAAGAATTCAGAAAGAAGAACCCGGGTCAGCTGATGACCGGCGAGCGCATTGTCGCCACCGATATTTCCCCCAGCTCGCTGGCAGCGGCTAAAGAAGGGGTGTATCAGCAACTGGCGATCCGTCGTGGCATGAATGATCAGCACCTCAAAGTGTACTTTGAAGAGGTTGATTCTGATCGCTGGCGCATTAATTCTCAGGTGCGCAGCCGGGTGGATTTTCGTGCCCAGAATCTGCAGCAGAGCTTTGCGCTGCTGGGCAAATTCGACATTATCTTTTGCCGTAACGTGCTGATCTATTTTTCTGCTGATCTGAAGCACGACATTCTGAAGCGTATGCACGGCAGCCTGAATCCGGGCGGTTATCTGATGCTCGGTGCGTCTGAGGCAATGAATAACCTGAGTGATTACTTCGAAATGGTGCAATGCCATCCGGGGATTGTGTACCGGGCGAAGAAGACCGGAGGCGCATAA
- a CDS encoding chemotaxis protein CheV — protein sequence MAGVLDTVNQRTQLVGENRLELLLFRVNGRQVYGINVFKVKEVLQCPKLTILPGSNPVVRGVAHIRSGTIPIMDMSMATGNEPLQDLKNAFVIITEYNLKTQGFLVAGVERIINMNWGDIHPPPKGTGREHYLTAVTEVDKQLVEIIDVEKILAEVSPVNEQISEGVISEDVHARAKAKKVLIVDDSKIARKQVSRCLENVGVEVVALNDGREAWEHLHAIAENGERVSDHYMMMISDIEMPEMDGYTLTTRVRGDSRMADFFIVLHSSLSGVFNKAMVEKVGANDFIAKFDPDILAERVVRQVNAAS from the coding sequence ATGGCAGGTGTGTTAGACACAGTGAATCAGCGTACGCAGCTGGTTGGTGAGAACCGGCTGGAATTGCTGCTGTTTCGCGTCAATGGACGGCAGGTCTACGGCATCAACGTCTTTAAGGTTAAAGAGGTTCTGCAATGTCCGAAGCTGACGATTCTGCCGGGCAGTAATCCGGTCGTTCGTGGTGTGGCACATATCCGCTCGGGCACAATTCCGATCATGGATATGAGCATGGCAACGGGGAATGAGCCGTTGCAGGATCTGAAAAATGCTTTCGTCATCATTACCGAATACAACCTCAAGACTCAGGGCTTTCTGGTGGCTGGTGTGGAACGCATCATCAATATGAACTGGGGTGATATTCATCCGCCACCAAAGGGAACCGGTCGTGAGCATTACCTGACGGCGGTTACCGAAGTGGACAAGCAGCTGGTCGAAATCATTGATGTGGAAAAAATTCTGGCGGAAGTCTCGCCGGTTAATGAACAGATCAGTGAAGGGGTGATCAGCGAGGATGTTCATGCCAGGGCCAAGGCCAAAAAAGTGCTGATTGTTGATGACTCTAAAATTGCCCGTAAGCAGGTAAGCCGTTGTCTGGAAAATGTCGGTGTTGAGGTGGTTGCACTGAATGACGGACGTGAGGCTTGGGAGCACCTGCATGCCATTGCCGAAAACGGTGAGCGGGTGAGTGATCATTATATGATGATGATTTCCGACATTGAGATGCCGGAGATGGATGGCTACACCCTGACCACGCGGGTTCGTGGCGACAGCCGTATGGCAGATTTTTTTATTGTTCTCCATTCATCCCTGAGTGGTGTTTTCAATAAAGCGATGGTTGAGAAAGTCGGGGCGAACGATTTTATTGCCAAGTTTGATCCGGACATTCTTGCGGAACGGGTTGTGCGACAAGTGAATGCAGCCAGTTAG
- the flgA gene encoding flagellar basal body P-ring formation chaperone FlgA, which produces MSIVENQRHRRIFAAIFLALATLPCSPAVQASGWQEEVGQQLVSRWQEISGHSAEASVSFPGLPADYQLPDCQGGFGLALVKPLQAGRNGLELSCNAPYWKQHLAIQLHTYKTVAVLRKPVSAGQPLTTDDISMVRHDTGELTKGYYPRAEDVQEQISRRSLRAGTVLSPDMLDPPLIINRGERVKIRVNRPGIRIEMNGTALENGRQDERIRVRNEQSQKIIFGRVTGRGLVQVE; this is translated from the coding sequence ATGAGCATAGTAGAGAACCAGCGCCATCGTCGGATATTTGCTGCAATTTTCCTCGCCCTCGCCACACTGCCCTGCTCGCCTGCAGTTCAGGCGTCAGGCTGGCAGGAGGAAGTCGGGCAGCAACTGGTCAGCCGCTGGCAGGAAATCAGCGGTCACTCAGCTGAAGCCTCAGTATCCTTTCCCGGCCTGCCGGCAGACTACCAGCTGCCAGACTGTCAGGGAGGCTTCGGACTGGCTCTGGTCAAACCTCTGCAGGCCGGACGTAACGGACTGGAACTCAGCTGCAACGCCCCCTACTGGAAGCAGCATCTGGCAATACAGCTGCATACTTACAAGACGGTTGCCGTGCTGCGGAAACCGGTCAGCGCCGGCCAGCCCCTGACCACTGACGATATATCCATGGTGCGCCATGACACCGGCGAGCTGACCAAAGGCTACTACCCCCGTGCGGAAGACGTGCAGGAACAAATCAGCCGCCGCAGCCTGCGTGCCGGCACGGTGCTGAGTCCGGATATGCTCGATCCGCCGCTGATCATAAACCGTGGTGAACGGGTCAAAATCCGGGTTAACCGCCCGGGTATACGCATTGAAATGAACGGCACCGCGCTGGAAAATGGCCGGCAGGACGAACGAATCCGGGTGCGTAACGAACAATCGCAGAAAATCATCTTCGGCCGGGTAACCGGGCGGGGCTTAGTACAGGTCGAATAA
- the flgM gene encoding flagellar biosynthesis anti-sigma factor FlgM, whose protein sequence is MPNWLGDLSMNINKLTGGVDNSSRTRNEPVNKDPAPTAKAQESAVFTDQVKLSASSKSIQQVEAEIREMPDVDDATVERIRGAIERGEYKIDYEKLAGKMLDFEDRLN, encoded by the coding sequence ATGCCTAACTGGCTCGGAGATTTGTCTATGAATATCAATAAGTTAACTGGCGGAGTGGACAACAGTTCACGCACCCGTAACGAGCCGGTAAATAAAGACCCGGCACCAACCGCTAAAGCGCAGGAAAGCGCAGTATTTACCGACCAGGTAAAACTCAGCGCCAGCAGCAAAAGCATTCAGCAGGTTGAAGCGGAAATCCGTGAAATGCCTGATGTCGATGACGCGACCGTAGAACGCATTCGTGGCGCCATCGAAAGAGGCGAATACAAGATCGACTATGAAAAGCTGGCAGGAAAAATGCTTGATTTTGAGGATCGTCTCAACTGA
- a CDS encoding flagellar protein FlgN codes for MRTDTEQFAAFLQTELELATGIHTILEQERDALAASDLQSLQTLQQEKTLCLHQLQEHAANRLQWMKKSNLPQSAQCLQHPDIAAAANIPPLWQKLEEQYKQNQKLSIQLSDIVLHARHRTLQKLKILRGQQNDPHLYNDKGKASSLKQGQGYIQV; via the coding sequence ATGCGCACAGACACCGAACAATTCGCAGCTTTCCTGCAAACTGAGCTGGAATTAGCCACGGGAATCCACACGATTCTCGAACAGGAACGGGATGCTCTGGCCGCCAGCGACCTGCAAAGCCTGCAAACACTCCAGCAGGAAAAAACACTCTGTCTCCACCAGTTACAGGAACACGCCGCAAACCGCCTGCAATGGATGAAAAAATCCAATCTGCCGCAATCGGCGCAGTGCCTTCAGCATCCGGATATTGCCGCAGCGGCAAATATCCCCCCCTTGTGGCAAAAACTCGAAGAGCAGTACAAACAAAATCAGAAGCTATCCATCCAACTCTCCGATATCGTCCTCCACGCACGTCACCGCACCCTGCAAAAACTTAAAATCTTGCGTGGCCAGCAGAATGATCCACACTTATACAACGATAAAGGGAAAGCAAGTAGCCTGAAGCAGGGACAAGGGTACATTCAGGTCTGA
- a CDS encoding flagellar brake protein: MSEEKNQEYLLDEPEDIYGALRKIVLMGTPVKVRIDGSDEVFTSAIPQTDFKSRSFFMDKVIPQQGNDLIRAGKRFHIECDSQGVRIEFRMTGRLKYQPQKEQYRAEFPEQVLYLQRRTAYRVAVPPAHNILLKIKMNDGEGDLLGRLLDLSSSGFKAHFSANVKKRLEEQREFPIARIRFNKENTMDCSLEARHIINDDEGNTICGFAFTMVSAMAQRYLDRLITEFQWEERHHKDLEEEPLGDV; encoded by the coding sequence ATGTCTGAGGAAAAAAATCAAGAATACCTGCTCGATGAACCGGAAGATATTTACGGAGCATTGCGCAAAATCGTCCTGATGGGCACACCGGTTAAAGTACGGATTGACGGCAGCGACGAAGTGTTCACCTCCGCTATTCCACAAACCGACTTTAAAAGCCGCAGCTTTTTCATGGACAAAGTCATTCCGCAGCAGGGTAACGACCTGATCCGTGCAGGGAAACGTTTTCATATTGAATGTGACAGTCAGGGTGTGCGTATTGAATTCCGCATGACCGGCCGGCTGAAATACCAGCCCCAGAAAGAACAATACCGTGCCGAATTTCCCGAGCAGGTTCTGTATCTTCAGCGCCGCACGGCATACCGTGTAGCGGTGCCGCCTGCTCACAATATTCTTCTGAAAATTAAAATGAACGATGGCGAAGGCGATTTACTCGGTCGCCTTCTGGATCTGTCATCCAGTGGCTTTAAAGCGCATTTCAGCGCCAATGTAAAAAAACGACTGGAAGAACAGCGTGAATTCCCGATCGCCAGAATCCGCTTTAATAAAGAAAACACCATGGATTGCAGCCTGGAAGCCCGTCATATCATCAATGACGATGAGGGCAATACCATCTGCGGCTTCGCCTTCACCATGGTATCGGCCATGGCACAGCGTTACCTCGACCGCCTGATCACTGAGTTTCAGTGGGAAGAGCGCCACCACAAAGACCTCGAAGAAGAACCCCTCGGCGACGTTTAA
- a CDS encoding LEA type 2 family protein: MNKQIRSLLLFTFIALLLAGCSNLQNIAKAQKPQAQISSVTVTELSLTEVTLLAKVTVKNPNPVKLPGVSLTLDLNIDGKKIVEVTQPDSSISLPAKGSRDISLPITLKYTDLYKTVSGIKDKSSVAYEINGRVSMKVPVLGDVSLPVRHKDTLPVPHLPDVSLVNVRMEDASLTRLRLSFDLAVSNPNSFGLKINTLSYQLSAAGKSLSSSKTEPLTLNAGERKTFSIPLSLSLSEAGSSVLRLLSGKSAVTYKLDGKADIAPALKVWKPKPLTFSSEKTLSL, translated from the coding sequence ATGAATAAACAAATCCGTTCCCTGCTGCTGTTTACGTTCATTGCATTGCTGCTGGCTGGTTGCAGTAACCTGCAGAATATAGCCAAAGCACAAAAACCCCAGGCGCAGATTTCATCGGTAACGGTGACTGAGCTGTCGTTAACAGAAGTTACCCTGCTGGCCAAAGTCACGGTCAAAAACCCAAATCCGGTTAAGCTGCCGGGCGTCAGCCTGACTCTCGATCTGAATATCGATGGTAAAAAGATTGTGGAGGTGACGCAGCCTGACAGCAGTATTTCATTACCAGCGAAGGGCAGCCGCGACATCAGTTTACCCATCACGCTGAAATATACCGACCTGTATAAAACGGTGTCAGGCATCAAAGACAAATCATCCGTGGCTTATGAAATCAATGGCCGTGTCAGCATGAAAGTTCCTGTACTCGGCGACGTCAGCCTGCCCGTCAGGCACAAAGATACGCTGCCTGTACCGCATCTGCCCGATGTCAGTCTGGTTAACGTCAGAATGGAAGATGCCAGCCTTACCCGCCTGCGTCTCTCGTTTGATCTTGCCGTCAGCAATCCAAACAGCTTTGGCTTAAAGATAAATACCCTGAGTTACCAGTTGTCGGCGGCAGGTAAATCCCTGAGCAGCAGCAAAACCGAACCACTGACGCTGAATGCCGGTGAGCGCAAAACCTTTTCAATACCGCTGTCGCTGAGCCTGTCTGAAGCCGGCAGCAGTGTCTTGCGTTTATTAAGCGGAAAATCAGCCGTTACTTATAAACTCGATGGCAAAGCCGATATTGCACCGGCACTGAAAGTCTGGAAACCAAAGCCGCTGACCTTCAGCTCGGAGAAAACCCTGAGCCTCTAG